ACGGATCCCTCCTATAAGGAACAGCTTGTCACCATGACCTATCCCTTAATCGGTAGTTACGGGATTAATCCTGAGGATATGGAGTCAGGCGACATCTACCTCGAGGGATTTATTGTGAGGGAATATCAACCATCTCCAAGTAACTGGCGCAACCGGCAAAGTTTAAAATCCTTCCTGGAGGAACATCATAAGATCGGCATCGAAGGGATTGATACAAGGGCCCTGACCCGACGCATCAGACAGGAAGGCGCCATGCGCGGCATACTTTCCACCGAGACGGATGATACCGATCTTTTACTGGAGCGTGTACGGGCATACCCCGGCCTGGTCGGCAGGGACCTGGTCAAAGAAGTTACCTGCAAACAACCATATTTATGGAAAGACGGGGCGCCGCAGCCGATCAGGGAAGGGAAAGAACGGTACTCACAGGGGCGGTTGCGGGTTGTTGTTCTCGACTGCGGTGTCAAATACAACATCCTCCGTAATCTTGAAAAGTGTGGTTGTGATGTCTTTGTCTTGCCCGCCACGGCCTCCGAAGGGGAGATTCTTTCCTGGGATCCCGATGGCGTGCTCCTTTCCAACGGACCCGGTGATCCGGCTGCCCTGCCCTATATCGTGGAGGTGGTTCGCAGGATGTTAGGGAAGATTCCCCTCTTCGGTATCTGTCTGGGACATCAGATATTGGGACAGGCCCTGGGGGGCAGGACAGAGAAACTTAAGTTCGGCCATCACGGTATCAACCAGCCGGTCAAAAACCGGCAAACGGGACATATCGAGATCACCTCGCAGAACCATGGTTTTGTTGTACTACCGGAATCCCTTCCGCAGGATTTGGAAAAGACATACGATAACTTAAATGATAATACCTCTGAAGGCATCTCTATCCCCGCCCTTAAGGCCTTTAGCGTGCAATACCATCCAGAGGCGGCGCCCGGTCCGCACGACGCCACTTATCTCTTTGAGAAATTTGTCCAGTTTATGAGGAAATCACCGTGATCCTCGTTATTGATTTTGGTTCTCAGTACAATCAGCTTATCGCCAGACGTGTCCGTGAGCGCCACGTGTACTGTCAGATCGAGCCCCCGGAGATAGATCTCGCGAAGATAAAGGCAATGCAGCCGGAGGGGATCATCCTGTCCGGGGGTCCGGCAAGCATCTATGAAGAGAGAAGCCCACGGGTAAACAGGGGCATCTTTGACTTGAATATACCGATACTCGGTATCTGCTACGGTATGCAGTACATGATTGACGCCCTGGGGGGTGAAGTGGTCAGGGCCGAGAAACGGGAATACGGCTTTGCCGAACTCCACCTGAAACACCATGATGGGATCTTCTCCAGCATAGAGGAAAAGACAAGATGCTGGATGAGTCATGGAGATTCTATCGGCAGACTACCCTCTGGTTTTGAGATTACCGCCTCTACGGAGAATACAGAGGTAGCGGCGGCAGAGGATGCGGCACGGCGGCTTTACGGGTTGCAGTTTCACCCGGAGGTTGTCCATACCTCTGACGGAGGGAAGATGCTGGCAAACTTCCTCTTTCGTATCTGCGGTTGCCGGAAGACATGGACGATGAAGTCTTTCGTCAGGGATACCGTAGAGGAGATCAGGGCGCAGGTCGGTGACAGGCGGGTAATACTCGGCTTGAGCGGTGGCGTAGACTCTTCTGTTGCCGCGGCGCTGCTCCATCGGGCCATCGGAGACCATCTTACCT
The DNA window shown above is from Syntrophales bacterium and carries:
- the carA gene encoding glutamine-hydrolyzing carbamoyl-phosphate synthase small subunit, which codes for MPLLKQQQPAALLVLEDGSVYRGYAFAGCGEAMGEVVFNTGMTGYQEIITDPSYKEQLVTMTYPLIGSYGINPEDMESGDIYLEGFIVREYQPSPSNWRNRQSLKSFLEEHHKIGIEGIDTRALTRRIRQEGAMRGILSTETDDTDLLLERVRAYPGLVGRDLVKEVTCKQPYLWKDGAPQPIREGKERYSQGRLRVVVLDCGVKYNILRNLEKCGCDVFVLPATASEGEILSWDPDGVLLSNGPGDPAALPYIVEVVRRMLGKIPLFGICLGHQILGQALGGRTEKLKFGHHGINQPVKNRQTGHIEITSQNHGFVVLPESLPQDLEKTYDNLNDNTSEGISIPALKAFSVQYHPEAAPGPHDATYLFEKFVQFMRKSP